In the genome of Nonomuraea sp. NBC_00507, the window GCGGGGAGGTGGACGCGGGCCGCGGCACGGGCGTCGGCCGGCGTCGTACGCGCCCGCGCCGCGTCGGCCGCCAGCCGGCACTGCGTGAGCGTGTGCGCGGCCAGCGCGGCGCGTACGGCGGCAAGCGCGCCGGCCCCCATCGACAACGTCGAGGCACCAAGCCCGACCAGCACGCAGGCCATGGCCGGATCGGCGGCCGACTCGCCGCAGATCCCGCACGGCTTGCCCGCCGCGGACGCGGCACGCGCGGTCATGGCCACAAGGTCGAGCAGTGCGGGCTGCCACGGATCGTGCAGCGCGCTCACGGCGCCCAGCTGGCGGTCGGCGGCGAAGGCGTACTGGGCGAGGTCGTTGGTGCCGATCGAGACGAAGTCCACAGACGCCAGCAAGTCCCTGGCCCGCAGCGCGGCCGCCGGGATCTCGATCATCACGCCGACACCTGCCAGCCCCCTGGCCCGGCACGACCGCGCGAACCACGCGGCCTCCTCGCCCGTGGCCACCATCGGCGCCATCACCAGGAGATCCTCGGACGCCACGGCGGCGATCGCCGCCAGTTGCGCGTCCAACACCTCGGGAAATCTCCTGAGCCTCCGCAGCCCGCGCTCCCCGAGCACCGGATTCGGCTCAACCGAGGACGAGGCAGAGGACGAGGCAGAGGGCGAGGCAGAGGGCCAGGCTGAGGCAGAGGACGAGGCTGAAGCCGAGGCGGCCGAATCCGAGGCCGCAGTAGGCAGGAAGGCCAGCGGCTTGTCCGCACCCCCGTCCAGCGTCCGCACGACCACCTTCCCTCCGGGGAACGCCTCCACAGCCGCCCGGTAGGCGCGCGTCTGTTCCTCCAGAGAAGGCGGCTCGGCCCGGTCGAGGAAGAGGAACTCGGTCCGGTAGAGCCCGATCCCCTCGGCTCCGGCGGCCACGGCGGCCTCCAGCTCGGCAGGCCCGCCGACGTTCGCGAGCAGCGGAACCGGGTGCCCATCGGCGGTCCTGCCCGGACCCCGCGAGGACGCCAGCGCCGCCTGCCTGGCCGTGGCCGCGCTGAGCGCGTCGGCGACGTCCGACTCGGCCGGTTCCACCCGTACGTCGCCGGAGGTGCCGTCGGCCATCACCCGGACGCCGTTCGGGATGCCGGTCGCGCCCCGGCAGGCCACGACGGCAGGCACGCCCATGGCCCTGGCCAGGATCGCGGTGTGGCTGGTGGGACCGCCTTCCTCGGTGACGAACGCCGCGATCTGCCCCTTGGCCAGCAACGCGGTGTCGGCAGGCGCGAGATCCCTGGCGACCAGCACGTACGGCTCCGCGGGCGCCCCCCGCAACCCCGGCATCGCCTGCCCGTACAGCAGCGCGATCACGCGGTCCCTGATGTCGTTCAGATCGGCGGCCCGTTCCCCCAGGTAGCCCCCGGACCCGGCCAGCACGTCCCGATATTTCGTGAATGCCTCAAAAACCGCCCTAGGTGCGGCCAAGCCCCGGTCGATGAGGGTACGCACCTTCACGACCAGACCGGGGTCCTCGGCCATCAGCGCCTGGGCTTTGAGTATCTCCTCGGCCTCGCCGCCCGCCTGGTTGCCGCGAGCCTCCAGCTCGCCCGCGACCTGCCGGAGCGCGGCCATCGCGCGCTCCTTCTCCTGATCCGCCTCGCCGGTGTACGTGGCGCCCTTGGGGGGTTCGGGCACAGAGACGGTCAACACGTACGCGGGGCCGTGCCCGATGCCCGGGCTGACCCCCACCCCCCGGAGGTTCACGGCGTACCGGCGATCTCGGCCAGCTCGTCGAGAATCTCTTCCGAGCCCTCGCCCTCCGCACTGATCACCACGGTCTCGCCCTGCCGGACGTCCAGCGCCATGATCGCGAGGATGCTCTTGCCGCTGACCGGGGCCTTCGCGCTGTTCATCTTCGCCACCGTGATGTCCATCGGGGCCTTCATCGCCCGTTGCACGAACGTCGCCGCGGGGCGGGCATGAAGTCCCACCTCCGCCGCCACGGTGACCTTGCGCTCACCCATCAACTTCTCCTTCTGTGCCGGTCCAGACCAGCTGGACGCGCGTGGTTGCGACTGCCGTGCATATTGTGTCGAAGAACGCGAGTCCTATTCCCATCGGAAGAGCTCGTCTCCGACGTGCACGGCCCCCTCGGCGACCCCGGTCACGGCCTCCGACAGGGCGTCGAGCGCGACCACCGGGCAGACCGGCGAGCGGCCGCCCGCCTCGATCGTCGCCGGGTCCCACGCCACGACCGGCTGGCCCGCGCTCACCCTGTCGCCCTCCGCCGCCAGCAGCTGGAACCCCTTCCCCTTGAGCTGGACCGTGTCGATGCCCAGATGCACCAGCACACCCTTGCCGTCGTCCCCCACGATGACGTACGCATGCGGATGCAACTTCATGATTTTTCCCGCGATGGGGGCCACGGCCTTGCCCGGCCCCCGCAGCGGATCGATCGCCGTTCCCGGCCCCACCATGCCCGCGGAGAACACCGGATCGGGCACGGCGGCCAACCCCACAGCTGCCCCCTCAACCGGGGCGAGAACAGTCGTCATGGTCTCGCCTCAGCCGATGATGTCCTCGATGTCGCTGGCGATCGTGTCCGCCTCCGGCCCGACGACGACCTGGACCACATTCCCCGCGGCCATCACGCCATGCGCGCCGGCCGCCTTGAGCGCGGCCTGGTCGACCTTGGACGCGTCGTGGACCTCCGTACGCAAGCGGGTGATGCAGGGCTCGATGTCGATGATGTTGTCGGCGCCGCCGAGCCCGGCGATGATCGCGTTCGCATCCGCCGCCATCCGGCCTCCCTAGCTCTTGTGACCAGGTTAAATCAGTCGGTCTGGGTGACCTTGTTCAAACCGCGCGGCGCGTCGGGGTCGATGCCGAGCCGGCGGGCGAGCGCCTCGGTGAGCAGCTGCCCAGGGACGATCAGCCCCATCGGCGCCACCCATTCGGGCAGGTCGGGGCCGTTGAGAGCGGCCGTGCCCGCTCTGGCGAGCGCGTCCCCGCCCCCGATCGTGTACGCCGCTGCCCCCGCGGCCACCACCCGCTCGGCCAGCGCGACCGTGCCGGACAGCGTCGGGCTGTTCTCGGCGGCGACCAGCAGCGCCGGGGTGTCGGCGTCGACCACGGCGATGGGACCGTGCAGCAGGTCGGCGTACGACAGGCCCATGGCGTGCAGGTAGCAGGCCTCCTTGAGCTTGAGCGCGGTTTCCAGCGCCGTCGAGAACGCCAGCCCGCGCCCGGAGACGACCACGCCCGGCTTGTCCAGCAGCCCCTCGACCACCGCTTCGACCTCACCCGGCTCGGCGATCAGCTTCTCCACCGCCTCCGGCACCCGCAGCAGCTCGGCCACGTCCACGTCGGCGCCCAGCCCCAGCGCGAGCACGGCCAGCGCGGCCAGCTGCGTCGTGTACGTCTTGGTCGCGGGGACCGCCTTCTCCTCCCCCGCCTCCGTGCACAGCGCCACGTCGGAGGCCTGCGCGAGCGGGCTGTCCGGGCCCCCGTTGGTGATGCCGACCGTCGCGGCCCCGCAGTCCTTGGCCCAGGCCAGCGTCTCGACGATCTCCTCGGTCCGCCCCGACTGCGAGATCGCCACGGCCAGCACGCCGTCCAGGTCCAGCTTGCGCTTGTACGTGGTCGCGATCGACGGCGCGGCCAGGGCGGCCAGCCGGCCCGTGTGCGATTCGACCAGGTAGCGGCCGTAAACTGCTGCGTTGTCGGAGGTGCCCCGCGCGATGAACAGCAGCTGGCGAGTCTGCTCGCCCACCGCTCTCACCTCGTCGATCCTGGGGAGCAGGGAGTCCAGTGTGGCCCGCAGCGCGGCCGGCTGCTCGGCGATCTCGCTGCGCATCTTCGTGGTCATCGTGGGCTCGTTCCCCTTCGGGCTTGACCGTCTTTCGCGTAATGTGGTCTAGTCCGGACTAGACCAGTACGAACCATAGCCTATGACCAACAAACAAGAAATCTGCCCATGGCCTGCCGCACTCCTGTAGTGCCTGGTGAGGGCCGTAGCGGCAGTCCATTTCGCAGATTTCTCGTTTGACCGACGAGAGGAGGATGCGTGGCGCACATCGATCCGGACAGCCCGGTGCCCAAATACTTCCAGCTTCGCGAGATCCTGCTGGACCTCATCGACAGCGACGAGCTGAGCATCGGCGCCGCCATCCCGTCCGAGCGCGAGCTGTGCCAGCGCTTCGGCCTGTCCCGCATGACCGTGCGGCAGGCCGTCGACCACCTCGTGTCCGAGGGCCGCCTGCACCGCGTGCCGGGCAAGGGCACGTTCGTGGCCCGGCCGAAGATCGAGCTGGCGCTGCAGCTGACGTCGTTCACCGACGACATGAGGGCCCGCGGAATGGTTCCCGGATCGCGCGACCTCGACAGGAGGATCGTGCGCGCCAGCGCCCACCTGGCCAAGGAGCTGGGGATCCAGCCGGGCGAGGAGGTGCACTTCATCGAGCGGCTCCGGATGGCCGACGGGGAGCCGCTGTCCATCGAGCGGGCGCACATCCCGGTCAAACTCGCCCCCGACCTGGCCGAGCACAACCTGTCGGACAAGTCGCTGTACGAGCTGCTGGAGAGCCGCTACGGCCTGGTCATGGACGCCGGCGAGCTCACCATCGACGGCGGCATCGCCGACCCGAGCGACGCCGATCTGTTGAAGCTGCCGCGTGGCGGTGCCGTGCTGCTGCTGCAGCGCAGGTCGTTCTCCGGCGGCGTCTGTGCGGAATTGGGCGTGTCCACCTATCGCGCCGACCGCTACCAGTTGCGCACCATTCTGGAAATGCCCGTAAGACGGGGCTGAGGGCCGTACGCTGCCGGGGTCGCCCCCGGATCCCACCCCCCGGAGGAACGCCGGTGAACGAGACCGCCGCCGCCCGGCCCTCGCCGCTCGCGCGCGTCATGACCGTGCTCCAGCGGCTGGGCCGCTCCCTGATGCTGCCCATCGCGGCCCTGCCCGCGGCCGCCCTGCTGCTGCGCTTCGGGCAGCCCGACATGCTGGGCTCCAACGGCGGCGAGCCCGGCGGGCTGGCCGACGTGGCGGGCTTCGCCTGGATGAACCAGGTCGCCGAGGTGCTGGCCGCGGCCGGCGCGGCGTTGTTCGAGAACCTGCCCCTGTTGTTCGCCGTGGGCGTCGCGATCGGCTTCGCCCGCAAGGCCGACGGCAGCACCGCGCTCGCCGCCGTGGTCGGCTACCTGGTCTTCGACCGCGTCAGCAAGGTCATGTTCTTCGGCTCCCAGATCCGGGACACCGTCTCGATCAAGGAGGTCCAGGGCCAGGGCGTCGTAGAGATCATCAACTACGGCATGCAGAACCCCACCAAGGTGCTCGGCGGCATCGTGATAGGCCTGGTCGCCGCGTTGCTGTGGCAGCGCTTCCACCGGATCAAGCTGCCGTCGTGGCTGGCGTTCTTCGGCGGGCGCCGGTTCGTGCCGATCATCACCTCCATTGTCGCGCTGGTCATCGGCGTGCTCTTCGGCTGGCTCTGGCCGGTGATCGGCGAGTGGATCCGGCACGGGGGCGAGGCCCTGGCCGCGATCGGCCCCGTCGGCACCGGCATCTACGGTCTGATCAACCGCCTGCTCATCCCGCTCGGCCTGCACCACTTCGTCAACTCGGTCGTCTGGTACGTCGTCCCGCAGTGCGACGTGGGCGGCCGCGTGCTCGGCGGCGACTGGAACTGCTATTTCGGCGGCGCGCCGCACTCCGGCCAGTTCATGGCCGGCTTCTTCCCGATCATGATGTTCGCCCTGCCCGCCGCCGCCCTGGCCATGTGGCGAGCGGCGCCCAAACACCGGCGCGCGAGCGTGGGCGGCATCATGTTGTCGGCGGCGCTGGCGTCGTTCGTCACCGGCATCACCGAGCCGATCGAGTTCGCCTTCATCTTCGTGGCGCCGCTGCTGTTCGCCGTGCACGCGGTCCTGACCGGGCTGGCCATGGCGCTGACCACGCTGATCGGCGGGCAACTGGGCTTCGGGTTCTCGGCCGGGCTGCTCGACATGTTGCTGAACGCCAGCAAGTCCAACACCGAGAATCTGCCGGGCATCCTGCTGCTCGGCCTGATCTACGGCGCGGTCTACTACGTGGTGTTCACGTTCCTGATCCGCCGCCTCGACATCATGACCCCCGGCCGGGAGCCCGAGCCCGACGTCGACTCGGGCGAGACCGGCCGGGTCGCCCCGGGCGCGACCTAGCGCGGTTTTCTCCCCGGGTGCCCGTGGTAGGAACCCACCATTCCCCTGCGAACGGATCACCGAGCGGGGGTGAGTGCGGCGATGGGCGGCGGCTCGGCCCAGTCATCAGCCTGGTCATCGATCTTCGGGGTGCTGCAGCGCATCGGGCGCTCGCTCATGTTGCCCATCGCCGTCCTGCCCGCCGCCGGCCTGCTCTTCCGCTTCGGCCAGGACGACCTCCTCGGCGCGAACGGCCTCGGCAGCGTGCTGCCGTGGCTGCTTCCCGTGGCGAAGGTGCTGGCGGCGGCCGGCGGCGCCCTCTTCGAGAATCTGCCGCTGCTGTTCGCGGTGGGTGTGGCGATCGGCTTCGCGCACAAGTCCGACGGCACCACCGCGCTCGCCGCCGTGGTCGGCTATCTGGTCTTCGACCGCGTCACCAAGACCCTGTTCTTCGACGCGGGCGAAGGCGCCGTCTACGACAAGGTCCTCCTCGTCCTGCGGGACGGCACCCGTACGCTCAACGTCGGCGCGCAGAACCCGACGGGCGTCCTCGGCGGCATCGTCATCGGCATCACGGCCGCCCTGCTGTGGCAGCGCTTCTACCGGCTCAAACTGCCGGCGTGGCTGGCCTTCTTCGGGGGACGCCGCTCGGTCCCCATCGTCACCGCCGTCGCCGCCCTGCTCCTGGGCGTGGCCTTCGGCCTGCTGTGGCGTCCGGTCGGCGACTGGCTGACCGCGGCCGGCGACTGGCTCTCGGCCCACGGCACCGCCGGCGCCGGCATCTACGGCGTCGCCAACCGTCTGCTCATCCCCGTGGGCCTGCACCACTTCCTCAACACCATCGTCTGGTTCACGCTCCCGGAGTGCCATGCGGGCGTGAACGGCGCGATCCGCGACGCGGCCGGGGACCTGAACTGCTATTTCGCCGGTGAACAAGGCGCGGGCAGCTTCATGACCGGTTTCTTCCCCGTCATGATGTTCGGCCTGCTGGGCGCGGCCATCGCCATGTGGCGGGCCGCCCCACCCGACCGCCGCCGTCCGGTCGGGGGGATCATGTTGTCGGCCGGTCTGACGGCCTTCGTCACCGGGATCACCGAGCCGCTGGAGTTCGCCTTCATCTTCGTGGCGCCGGTGCTCTTCGCCGTGCACGCCGTCCTGACGGGCCTGTCGATGGCGCTGATGGCCGAACTGGGCGTCCGCCTGGGTTTCACGTTCTCGGGCGGCGCCATCGACCTGCTGCTGAACGCCAGCAAGTCGAACACGCACGGCCTGGGATTGCTCATCGCCTTTGGGATCGCCTATTTCTTCATCTACTACGTGATCTTCTCCGTGCTCATCCGTGCCCTGAACCTGCCCACACCCGGCCGCGAGGTTACGGGCGAGTCATAGCGTCCGGCGACCCCGGCCCATAACAACGGCGAAGGGACCCAACTCGCCTATCACTTTCCTCGCCGGAACGTACAAAAGGGATTGGAAGCCATGGAAGCTGGCGGCCTCCGTATATCCCGGCCGAGCCGAAAACTCTTATAGGCGATTGTTTCCCGCCCAGGAATTTGGAGGACGCGTGTCGGCAGCACCGCAGAACCCGCAGGTCGATGGAGCCCTGGCCCTGGACAGCCAGCCCCTGATATGGGGACCGCCGGGCGCCACGCCGGACGAGCGCAAACTGCGCCACTTCGGGCAGGCCCTGGCCGAGGTGCTCGCGGGCCGGCGGGCCCCGGAGACCCTCGCCGACCGGCTCACCTCCCGGGCCTACCGCGAGCTACTCAAGGCGGGACGAATGATCCGGACGAACCGCCCGCCGTTCGCCGGGAGCATGCACGTGAAGGAACCCCGGGACGGGGCGGTCGAGATGTGCGTGCTCGTCCACTGCGGCGAGCGCAACCACGTCCTCGCCGTGCGGCTGGAACGGCGCGGCGTCCACTGGCTGTGCACCGATTTCGAGACCGCGTAGCACAACGAAGACCCCCGCCTTCTCGGCTGGTGAAGGCGGGGGTCCTGGCGAATGGCCCAGGTGATCAGGCCGCGTGCTTCGGGTCGCCGTGGCAGCGCTTGTACTTCTTGCCGGACCCGCACGGGCACGGCGCGTTGCGCTCCACATTGCCGTACGCGGCCCGCTCCGCCTGAGTGGTGCGCACCTTGGTGTGCTCGACCCCGCCCTGCTCACCGGGCGCGGTGTATTCGAGCTCGGCCGGCCGCTCAGGCCCGCGCAGCCCGCGCGCGATGATCGAACGGGTCTCCGCGATGACCGCGTCCTCTTCCTCCACGATCGGGTTTTCCTGCACCTCGACCTCGAGGTTGAACAGGAAGCCCACGGAGTCCTCCTTGATGCCCTCGAGCATCGCGGTGAACATCTCGTAGCCCTCACGCTGGTATTCGATCTGCGGGTCCTTCTGCGCGTAGGCCCGCATGCCGATGCCCTCGCGCAGGTAGTCCATCTCGTAGAGGTGCTCGCGCCACTTGCGGTCGAGGACGGACAAAATGACCCGGCGCTCGATGTCGCGCATGGCCTCCGCGCCGAACTCCGCCTCGCGCCGGGCGTACGCCTCGAGCGCGTCGTTCTTGATCTTCTCGCTGATGAACTCGGCGCTGAGCTCCTCGCGGCCGCCGGCCTCCTCGACGAGGTCGTCGATCCGGACCGAGACCGGGTAGAGCTCGCCGAAGGCCTTCCACAGCTTGTCGAGGTCCCACTCCTCGGCGAAGCCCTCGGCCGTGGCGCCCTGGACGTAACCGTCGATCACGTTGCCGATGAAGCCCTGCACCTGCTCGTGCAGGTCGGCGCCCTCGAGCACGCGGTGGCGCTCGGCGTAGATGACCTTGCGCTGGCGGTTCATCACCTCGTCGTACTTCAGAACTTCCTTTCGGATCTCGAAGTTCTGCTGCTCGACCTGGTGCTGGGCGGAGGCGATGGCCTTGGAGACGATGCCGGACTCGATCGGCTGGTCGTCGGGGATCTGCAGCCGGGTCATGATGATCTCGACCCTGGCCGAGTTGAACAGGCGCATGAGGTCGTCGCCGAGCGACAGGTAGAAACGCGACTCGCCGGGGTCTCCCTGACGGCCGGAACGACCGCGCAGCTGGTTGTCGATGCGGCGCGACTCGTGGCGCTCGGTGCCGAGGACGTAGAGGCCGCCCAGCTCGACGACCTCGTCGTGCTCGGCCTTGACCGCGGCCCTGGCCTTTTCCAGCGCCTCAGGGTAGGCCTTCTCGTATTCCTCCGGCGTCTCGACCGGGTCGAGCCCGCGCTGGCGCAGCTCGAGGTCGGCGCGGAATTCGGAGTTGCCGCCGAGCATGATGTCGGTGCCTCGACCGGCCATGTTGGTGGCGACGGTGATGGCGCCCTTGCGACCCGCCTCGGCGATGATCGTCGCCTCACGCGCGTGGTTCTTCGCGTTGAGCACCTCGTGCGGCACGCCGCGGCGCTTGAGCGCCTTGGACAGCCGCTCGGACTTCTCCACCGAGGTCGTGCCCACGAGCACCGGCTGCCCGGCCTCGTAGCGCTGCTTGATGTCGTCGACCACCGCGTTGAACTTGGCGTCCTCGGTCTTGTAGACCACGTCCGCCTGGTCCTTGCGGATCATCGGCCGGTTGGTCGGGATGGGGACGACGCCGAGCTTGTAGGTCTGGTGGAACTCGTTGGCCTCGGTGGCGGCCGTGCCGGTCATGCCGGCCAGCTTCTCGTAGAGGCGGAAGTAATTCTGCAGGGTGACCGTGGCGAGCGTCTGGTTCTCGTCCTTGATCTTCACGCCCTCTTTGGCCTCGATGGCCTGGTGCATGCCCTCGTTGTAGCGGCGGCCGTGCAGGATGCGGCCGGTGAACTCGTCGACGATCAGGACCTCGCCGTCGGCGACGATGTAGTCCTTGTCCTTCTTGAACAGCTCCTTGGCCTTGAGCGCGTTGTTCAGGAAGCCGACCAGGTGGGTGTGCTCAGGCTTGTAGAGGTTGTCGATGCCGAGCCAGTCCTCGACCTTCTCGACGCCGGACTCCAGGATGCCGACCGTGCGCTTCTTCTCGTCGACGATGTAGTCGCCGGTGCTCTCTTCGCCCGGGTTCTTCGCCTCGACGCCCTTGCGCAGCCGCGGCACGATCTTGGCGAACTCCTGATACCACTTCCCGGACTGCTCGCCGGGACCCGAGATGATCAGCGGGGTCCTGGCCTCGTCGATCAGGATCGAGTCCACCTCGTCGACGATCGCGAAGTAGTGGCCGCGCTGCGCGCACTCCTCGAGCGACCAGGCCATGTTGTCGCGCAGGTAGTCGAAGCCGAACTCGTTGTTCGTGCCGTAGGTGATGTCGGCTTCGTATTGCTTGCGGCGCTCGTCGGGCTGCTGGCCGGAGATGATGCAGCCGACCTCGAGGCCGAGGAAGCGGTGGATGCGGCCCATGGTCTCCGCGTCACGCTTGGCCAGGTAGTCGTTGACCGTGACGACGTGGACGCCCTTGCCGGTGATCGCGTTGAGATAGGAAGGCAACGTACAGGTCAGGGTCTTGCCCTCACCGGTCTTCATCTCGGAGATGTTGCCCATGTGGAGGTTGGCGCCACCCATGATCTGCACGTCGTAGGGTCGCTGGCCGAGCACGCGGCGGGCCGCCTCGCGCACGGTCGCGAACGCCTCGGGAAGCAGATCGTCGAGCGTTTCGCCATCCGCGTAGCGTTGCTTGAATTCGTCCGTCATCGCGCGCAACTCCGCGTCGGACAGGCTCGTGAAGTCGTCCTCTATGGAGTTGACCTGGTCTGCGATCCGCTTGAGCTTGCGCAGGATCTTGCCTTCGCCGGCACGTAGGATCTTGTCGAGAATGGCTGCCACTTTATGTAAAGCTCCTCGCAGGTCTACCCCGGCGGCGCCGCCAGGAGGAGAGGCCGAGACAAACTTCCCCGCCTGCCATCGTAGGCGGTTCAGCAACCAGACACAGCCACCGTGCCGACAAGGGCGCGGTACGCGTCTGGGAGAATGGGGGCAAGGCAGAGGGTATGCCGGTTGAGCGCCGGCCCGCATCAATAGCGGCAAAACCGGCAAAGGAAGGATTGGTCATGGTTGAGGGGAAGAAGTCGGAGCATACGGAGAATCTGGGCAGCCACGGCGGGCGTGCGTCATCGTGGCTGGCGGTGACCATCATGCTGGTCGGATTCACCGCCGCCGGCTTCGGGCTGGTCGCCACCAGTTGGACGCTCATCTGGGTCGGCGCCGGTCTCTTCGTCGTTGGCGGCATCCTCGCTCTCGTCTTCGACATCTTCACCGATGTCGTGATCGACGCGCCTCGCGTAGGCATGCGCGCCGAAGATCATCGTTGAACCGCGCTTCACAGGCGGGCGCCCGAACCCCATCGGTTGCCCGCCTTTTTGCGTTCCCGCCCAGCAGGGCCGGCACGCCGTGGATGCCGGAGCCCGCTCGGTCACCCACCGGCCGCGCTCGCCCTCAGCGTTTTGTCGGTGCCCGGCGCTAGATTTCGGCGTATGCATCGTCCTACACGAACGCTGACATGACCGGCCCGACGGACCTGACGGCCGACGAAGCACGCCGGATCATCCTGCGCTCGCAAGGCCTGATCGGCGCCGCGCCGCGCCAAGGCGGGGTGCACGCCATGCTGCGCAGGCTGGGCGCCGTGCAGCTCGACACGATCTCGGTCCTGGCCCGCTCCCACGAGCTGGTCGCGTACGCGCGCCTGGGCGCGGTGGGCAGAGCCAAGGTCGAGCGCGCCTACTGGCACAACCCCGCCCAGAGCTTCGAATACTGGTGCCACGCGGCCTGCATCCTGCCCATCGAGCACTGGCCGCTCTACGCGTTCCGCCGCCGCGCCTACCGCGACCGGAAATACCGCTGGCACGAGGTCCCCGACAACGTGGACAAGCTCCTGGAGCAGGTGCGCGAGTCGGGCCCGCTGATGACCTCCGACGTGGGCGGCGCCAAGAACGGCGGCCCCTGGTGGGACTGGTCGGACTCCAAGATCGGCCTGGAGTGGCTGCTGGACATCGGCGAGCTGGTCTGCAGCCGCCGCGTCGGCTGGCGCCGCGTCTACGACCTGGCCGAGCGCGTGGTCCCCGCCGACCTCCTCGCCGAGGACCTGACGGACGAGGAATGCGTCGTCCGCCTGGCCGCCATCGCCGGCCGCTCGCTCGGCGTGGCCAACAGGACCGATCTGATCGACTTCCTGCGGCTCAAGGGCCGCTACGCGGCGATACTCGACGACGTGCTGCTCAGCGGCGCGG includes:
- a CDS encoding winged helix-turn-helix domain-containing protein, encoding MTGPTDLTADEARRIILRSQGLIGAAPRQGGVHAMLRRLGAVQLDTISVLARSHELVAYARLGAVGRAKVERAYWHNPAQSFEYWCHAACILPIEHWPLYAFRRRAYRDRKYRWHEVPDNVDKLLEQVRESGPLMTSDVGGAKNGGPWWDWSDSKIGLEWLLDIGELVCSRRVGWRRVYDLAERVVPADLLAEDLTDEECVVRLAAIAGRSLGVANRTDLIDFLRLKGRYAAILDDVLLSGAAGLTPVTVAGWPGKKGQANAWADAAALESEPRGRHRTTLVSPFDSLIWHRGRTERVFGFTYTLELYVPKHKRVHGYFTMPVLAGGRLIGRVDPAREGSTLVARQVSLEPGLSPAKWAGALADALWSAAEWVGCDAIRVERADPPELVPILNAAGT
- the secA gene encoding preprotein translocase subunit SecA; its protein translation is MAAILDKILRAGEGKILRKLKRIADQVNSIEDDFTSLSDAELRAMTDEFKQRYADGETLDDLLPEAFATVREAARRVLGQRPYDVQIMGGANLHMGNISEMKTGEGKTLTCTLPSYLNAITGKGVHVVTVNDYLAKRDAETMGRIHRFLGLEVGCIISGQQPDERRKQYEADITYGTNNEFGFDYLRDNMAWSLEECAQRGHYFAIVDEVDSILIDEARTPLIISGPGEQSGKWYQEFAKIVPRLRKGVEAKNPGEESTGDYIVDEKKRTVGILESGVEKVEDWLGIDNLYKPEHTHLVGFLNNALKAKELFKKDKDYIVADGEVLIVDEFTGRILHGRRYNEGMHQAIEAKEGVKIKDENQTLATVTLQNYFRLYEKLAGMTGTAATEANEFHQTYKLGVVPIPTNRPMIRKDQADVVYKTEDAKFNAVVDDIKQRYEAGQPVLVGTTSVEKSERLSKALKRRGVPHEVLNAKNHAREATIIAEAGRKGAITVATNMAGRGTDIMLGGNSEFRADLELRQRGLDPVETPEEYEKAYPEALEKARAAVKAEHDEVVELGGLYVLGTERHESRRIDNQLRGRSGRQGDPGESRFYLSLGDDLMRLFNSARVEIIMTRLQIPDDQPIESGIVSKAIASAQHQVEQQNFEIRKEVLKYDEVMNRQRKVIYAERHRVLEGADLHEQVQGFIGNVIDGYVQGATAEGFAEEWDLDKLWKAFGELYPVSVRIDDLVEEAGGREELSAEFISEKIKNDALEAYARREAEFGAEAMRDIERRVILSVLDRKWREHLYEMDYLREGIGMRAYAQKDPQIEYQREGYEMFTAMLEGIKEDSVGFLFNLEVEVQENPIVEEEDAVIAETRSIIARGLRGPERPAELEYTAPGEQGGVEHTKVRTTQAERAAYGNVERNAPCPCGSGKKYKRCHGDPKHAA
- a CDS encoding HGxxPAAW family protein, yielding MPVERRPASIAAKPAKEGLVMVEGKKSEHTENLGSHGGRASSWLAVTIMLVGFTAAGFGLVATSWTLIWVGAGLFVVGGILALVFDIFTDVVIDAPRVGMRAEDHR